The segment GATATCATTCATTCATGATTTGCAAAACAGAATCTGTTCTGCCTTGGAAGAAGTGGATGGGAAAGCAACTTTTTTTGAAGATGCATGGGAACGCCCCGAAGGTGGCGGTGGTAAAACACGTGTGATTGCCAATGGCAATGTGTTAGAGAAAGGTGGTGTGAATACTTCGATTGTGTTTGGCGATGTAACAGATGCAATGAAAACACAACTCAAGATCAACGGAGCAAAATGGTTTGCCTGTGGATTGAGTTTGGTGATTCATCCGCTAAATCCATTTGTACCAACTGTACATTGCAATTACCGCATGTTTGAGTTGTATAATGAAAACGATGAAGTTATTGATCGTTGGTTTGGCGGCGGTACAGATCTAACTCCTTATTATTTATTTGAAGAAGATGCAAAACATTTTCATCAGACTTACAAAAATGCATGCGATGCTTCTGATCCTTCCTTCTACCCTAAGTTCAAGAAAGAGTGCGATAATTATTTTGTG is part of the Lacibacter sediminis genome and harbors:
- the hemF gene encoding oxygen-dependent coproporphyrinogen oxidase — its product is MDVKETWISFIHDLQNRICSALEEVDGKATFFEDAWERPEGGGGKTRVIANGNVLEKGGVNTSIVFGDVTDAMKTQLKINGAKWFACGLSLVIHPLNPFVPTVHCNYRMFELYNENDEVIDRWFGGGTDLTPYYLFEEDAKHFHQTYKNACDASDPSFYPKFKKECDNYFVNWHRNAERRGIGGIFYDYQRATEQQDVTFWIELAKKCGNAFMDAYIPIVEKRKGTAYTADNKHWQEIRRGRYVEFNLVHDRGTLFGLKTNGRIESILMSLPPTVRFEYNYQPAFGTEEYKLQEACLHPRDWLNEISEEEKIAWAKRSNSC